In the Sulfitobacter pacificus genome, one interval contains:
- a CDS encoding GNAT family N-acetyltransferase, translated as MSMPEKSVTTRPLKAADRAEWDVLYQGYATFYKVEQTSEMRDRVFGWLMDADHSSNGIVAENAAGKLIGLTHYRPFVSCLGARTNCFLDDLFVDPAARGSGAADALIKAVADVARENGWPVVRWITADDNYRGRGVYDKLATRTMWITYDHKV; from the coding sequence ATGTCGATGCCGGAAAAATCGGTTACTACCCGCCCGCTCAAAGCCGCGGACCGCGCGGAATGGGATGTGCTCTACCAAGGCTATGCCACGTTTTACAAAGTCGAACAGACCAGCGAAATGCGCGACCGGGTGTTTGGCTGGCTGATGGATGCGGATCACAGCAGCAACGGGATTGTGGCCGAAAACGCGGCGGGCAAGCTGATCGGCCTGACCCACTACCGACCTTTTGTCAGCTGCCTAGGCGCGCGGACAAATTGTTTTCTGGATGATTTGTTTGTGGATCCTGCGGCGCGTGGCTCTGGTGCGGCGGATGCGCTGATCAAGGCGGTTGCGGATGTGGCGCGTGAAAACGGCTGGCCTGTGGTGCGCTGGATCACCGCTGACGACAATTATCGCGGGCGTGGTGTCTATGACAAACTGGCGACCCGCACCATGTGGATCACCTATGATCACAAGGTCTGA
- the pgi gene encoding glucose-6-phosphate isomerase translates to MMEIWNKLHTRHEAIGERPILALFEDAGRAQAFTIRTQDMAFDYAKTNIDADTRADLIALAESAGVAEKRDAMFRGEKINDTEGRAVLHTALRNRDDAPVLVDGQDVMPAIRATLKRMADFSDEIRASEITDVVNIGIGGSDLGPAMAVAALAPYHDGPRCHFVSNVDGAHIADTLRGLDAKTTLVIVASKTFTTIETMTNARTARAWMVDHGGDPATQFAALSTAEDKTAAFGIDAARVFGFEDWVGGRYSVWGPIGLSLMIAIGPKGFNAFLDGAHAMDTHFRAAEPLENMPMMLALVGIWHNQICGHATRAVLPYDERLSLLPDYFQQLEMESNGKRVQMDGTASPRDTGPVVWGAAGTNGQHAFYQLIHQGTRVIPCEFMVAANGHEPELAHHHHLLIANCLAQSEALMQGRSLAQARKIMQEKGLTGEELERQAQHRVFVGNRPSTTLVYDRLDPYILGQIIALYEHRVFVEGVILGINSFDQWGVELGKELATSLQPVVEGTQGTEGKDSSTAALVEYLINLRDK, encoded by the coding sequence GTGATGGAGATCTGGAATAAACTTCACACCCGCCACGAAGCAATTGGCGAACGGCCCATTCTGGCACTGTTCGAAGATGCAGGGCGGGCGCAGGCCTTTACGATCCGCACGCAGGATATGGCGTTTGACTATGCCAAAACCAATATTGATGCGGACACCCGCGCTGATCTGATTGCGCTGGCCGAAAGTGCCGGCGTGGCAGAGAAACGCGATGCCATGTTCCGGGGTGAGAAAATCAACGACACCGAGGGGCGTGCGGTTCTGCACACCGCTTTGCGCAACCGCGATGATGCGCCGGTTCTGGTGGATGGGCAGGACGTGATGCCCGCCATCCGCGCGACATTAAAACGGATGGCAGACTTTTCCGATGAAATCCGCGCCAGCGAGATCACCGACGTGGTCAACATTGGCATCGGTGGCTCCGACCTTGGCCCCGCTATGGCGGTGGCGGCGCTTGCCCCGTATCACGACGGGCCGCGCTGCCATTTTGTGTCCAATGTGGATGGGGCGCATATCGCGGATACCTTGCGCGGGCTGGATGCGAAAACCACGCTGGTGATCGTCGCCTCCAAGACCTTTACCACCATCGAAACCATGACCAATGCCCGCACCGCACGGGCGTGGATGGTGGATCATGGTGGTGATCCGGCAACGCAGTTTGCGGCGCTCAGTACAGCAGAAGACAAGACCGCGGCTTTTGGCATCGATGCGGCGCGTGTTTTCGGCTTTGAGGATTGGGTTGGCGGGCGCTATTCCGTCTGGGGACCGATTGGCCTGTCCTTGATGATCGCCATCGGACCAAAGGGGTTCAACGCCTTCCTTGACGGTGCCCATGCGATGGACACACATTTCCGTGCCGCTGAACCATTGGAAAACATGCCGATGATGCTGGCGCTGGTCGGCATCTGGCACAATCAGATCTGCGGCCATGCCACCCGCGCCGTACTGCCCTATGATGAACGTCTGTCGCTTTTGCCTGATTATTTTCAACAGCTTGAGATGGAATCAAACGGCAAGCGTGTGCAGATGGATGGCACCGCATCACCGCGTGATACGGGCCCGGTTGTCTGGGGCGCGGCGGGCACCAACGGGCAGCATGCGTTTTATCAGCTGATCCATCAGGGCACCCGTGTGATCCCTTGTGAATTTATGGTTGCGGCCAATGGCCATGAACCGGAGTTGGCGCATCATCATCACCTTCTGATTGCCAATTGTCTGGCCCAGTCCGAAGCCCTGATGCAGGGGCGTTCGCTGGCGCAGGCCCGTAAGATCATGCAGGAGAAGGGGTTGACGGGTGAGGAGCTGGAACGGCAGGCGCAGCACCGCGTCTTTGTCGGCAATCGTCCCTCGACCACCTTGGTCTATGACCGGCTTGATCCCTATATTCTGGGCCAGATCATTGCACTCTATGAACACCGGGTGTTTGTCGAAGGGGTGATCCTGGGCATCAACTCCTTTGATCAATGGGGCGTGGAACTGGGCAAAGAACTGGCCACATCGTTGCAACCTGTTGTCGAGGGCACGCAAGGTACCGAAGGCAAGGACAGCTCGACCGCAGCATTAGTGGAGTATCTGATCAACCTGCGCGACAAGTGA
- the pgl gene encoding 6-phosphogluconolactonase yields MNMIEYADREMLAMSVANVLAGELRKSLAVQDHVTFALPGGTTPGPIFEMLSAVELEWSRVRVMLTDERWVDEENAHSNTRLVKNTLLTGVAAEAEFIPFYRDGLSAADGAAEVAPTLAEHFPLSLLLLGMGADMHTASLFPNGEGVGKAMANDAPLLCAVQPADQDMVRVTLPLHVLNGSMSTHVVIFGDDKRAAVERAQSLPPEEAPIGAVLANATVHWAA; encoded by the coding sequence ATGAATATGATCGAATACGCCGACCGGGAAATGTTGGCGATGTCTGTTGCGAATGTGCTGGCTGGTGAGCTGCGCAAGTCTTTGGCAGTGCAGGATCACGTCACCTTTGCCCTGCCCGGTGGCACCACGCCCGGCCCGATTTTCGAAATGCTAAGCGCAGTTGAGCTGGAGTGGTCCCGCGTGCGTGTGATGTTGACCGATGAACGCTGGGTGGATGAAGAGAACGCGCATTCCAATACGCGGTTGGTGAAAAACACCTTGCTGACGGGGGTTGCGGCCGAGGCAGAGTTTATCCCGTTCTATCGTGATGGCCTGTCCGCCGCTGACGGGGCGGCAGAGGTTGCGCCGACATTGGCGGAGCATTTTCCCTTGTCGCTGTTGTTGCTGGGCATGGGGGCTGACATGCACACCGCGTCGCTGTTTCCGAATGGAGAGGGCGTGGGCAAGGCGATGGCCAATGATGCGCCGCTGCTTTGTGCTGTGCAACCGGCAGATCAGGATATGGTGCGGGTCACCTTGCCGCTGCATGTGCTGAATGGTTCCATGTCGACCCATGTGGTGATCTTTGGCGACGACAAACGCGCTGCGGTGGAGCGGGCCCAAAGCCTGCCACCGGAAGAGGCACCGATTGGAGCGGTACTGGCCAACGCCACCGTGCATTGGGCCGCGTGA
- the zwf gene encoding glucose-6-phosphate dehydrogenase, which yields MVSRVIPVDPFDLVIFGGTGDLARRKILPGLFRRFMAGQMPPEARIIGAARTDMDSAGYREMVAGAIDEFGGIDTPPADTLAAFLAQLEYVTIDAKGEAGWAELQDLMKGTGRVEAYYFSVAPSLFGDLAERLQHWGMADEDARIVVEKPFGRDLATAKALNGTLAKYFNEDQIYRIDHYLGKETVQNLMAVRFGNMLFEPLWNAQYVDHIQITVAETVGVGGRGEYYDKSGAMRDMVQNHLMQLLCLIAMEPPARFDPDAVRDEKLKVIRALDPVLPHHIMRGQYEAEAGQEAENPSYREAVGDPRSKTESFIALKTQISNWRWSGTPFYLRTGKRMAARSSEISVVFKETPHSIFGPDAGQHRNVLSIRLQPNEGITLGVTIKEPGPGGMRLIDVPLDMTFSEALGDDAEHVDAYERLIMDVIRGNQTLFMRGDEVEAAWAWTDPIIHGWEARGEVPKPYDSGSDGTTDSHELMRRDGREWRKVSL from the coding sequence ATGGTATCGCGGGTTATTCCGGTAGATCCCTTTGATCTGGTGATCTTTGGTGGAACCGGGGATCTGGCGCGGCGCAAGATTTTGCCGGGGTTGTTCCGCCGGTTCATGGCCGGGCAGATGCCGCCAGAGGCAAGGATCATCGGGGCGGCACGTACCGATATGGACAGCGCTGGATACCGCGAGATGGTCGCGGGGGCGATTGATGAGTTCGGTGGAATCGACACGCCGCCCGCTGATACGCTTGCCGCGTTTCTGGCGCAGCTGGAATATGTGACCATTGATGCCAAAGGCGAGGCCGGTTGGGCCGAATTGCAAGATCTGATGAAAGGGACAGGCCGGGTTGAGGCCTATTATTTCTCTGTCGCACCTTCCTTGTTCGGTGATCTGGCTGAACGGTTGCAGCATTGGGGCATGGCAGATGAAGATGCCCGCATCGTGGTCGAGAAACCCTTCGGCCGCGATCTGGCCACGGCCAAGGCGTTGAATGGCACGCTGGCCAAGTATTTTAACGAAGATCAGATTTACCGGATCGACCATTATTTGGGCAAAGAGACCGTGCAAAACCTGATGGCGGTGCGTTTTGGCAATATGCTGTTCGAACCTTTGTGGAATGCGCAATACGTGGATCATATCCAGATCACCGTGGCAGAAACCGTGGGTGTCGGGGGCAGGGGCGAATATTACGATAAATCCGGTGCCATGCGCGATATGGTGCAGAACCACCTGATGCAGCTTTTATGCCTGATCGCGATGGAACCACCGGCGCGGTTTGACCCTGATGCGGTGCGCGATGAAAAACTCAAGGTGATCAGGGCGCTGGATCCGGTCCTGCCGCACCACATTATGCGCGGCCAATATGAGGCTGAGGCGGGGCAAGAGGCGGAAAACCCAAGTTACCGCGAGGCCGTGGGCGATCCACGCTCCAAGACAGAGAGCTTTATCGCGCTGAAAACCCAGATCAGCAATTGGCGCTGGTCAGGCACGCCGTTTTATCTGCGCACCGGCAAGCGGATGGCGGCGCGGTCCTCGGAAATCTCGGTGGTGTTCAAGGAAACGCCGCATTCGATTTTCGGACCGGATGCAGGGCAACACCGCAACGTGCTGTCGATCCGGCTGCAACCAAACGAGGGCATTACACTGGGTGTGACCATCAAGGAACCCGGGCCGGGTGGTATGCGTCTGATTGATGTACCGCTTGATATGACCTTTTCCGAGGCTTTGGGCGATGACGCCGAACATGTAGACGCCTATGAGCGGCTGATCATGGATGTGATCCGGGGCAACCAGACCTTGTTTATGCGCGGCGACGAAGTTGAGGCGGCATGGGCCTGGACCGATCCGATCATCCATGGATGGGAAGCCCGCGGCGAGGTGCCCAAACCCTATGACAGCGGCTCTGATGGCACCACGGATTCACATGAATTGATGCGGCGTGATGGCCGCGAATGGCGAAAGGTATCCCTATGA
- a CDS encoding radical SAM protein — translation MKDLDVTGGTANIGKFQDPALTAKGEKRATVALSNPQTLWFNTGTLCNIECVNCYIASSPSNDALVYISADEVRDYLDQIKARNWPVTEIAFTGGEPFMNPQMIEITEASLARGYDVLILTNAMRPMMRKSMQAGLLRLNAAYPGKLTLRISVDHHRAELHDAERGAGAFEKTLTGMKWLRDNGFTMAVAGRSVFGDSDAESRAGYGAFYAEHGLDIDAHNPAMTVLFPEMDESVEVPEITTACWGILDKSPDAVMCSSSRMVVKRKGAEKPAVLACTLLPYSAEFELGNTLEEAEKDVALNHPHCAKFCVLGGASCSA, via the coding sequence ATGAAAGATCTGGACGTCACGGGCGGAACCGCCAATATCGGCAAGTTCCAAGACCCTGCGCTGACCGCCAAGGGGGAAAAGCGGGCCACGGTGGCGCTGAGCAATCCGCAAACGCTGTGGTTCAACACCGGCACCCTGTGCAACATCGAATGTGTAAACTGCTACATTGCCTCAAGCCCCAGCAATGATGCCCTAGTCTATATCAGTGCGGATGAGGTGCGCGACTATCTTGATCAAATCAAGGCGCGCAACTGGCCGGTCACCGAGATTGCCTTTACCGGTGGCGAACCCTTTATGAACCCACAGATGATCGAGATCACCGAAGCCTCGCTTGCCCGTGGGTATGATGTCTTGATCCTGACCAATGCCATGCGTCCGATGATGCGCAAATCCATGCAGGCCGGGCTTTTGCGGTTGAATGCCGCTTATCCGGGCAAGCTGACGCTGCGGATTTCCGTCGATCACCACCGCGCTGAACTCCATGATGCGGAACGTGGCGCTGGCGCATTTGAGAAAACCCTGACCGGCATGAAATGGCTGCGCGATAACGGGTTTACCATGGCCGTGGCGGGGCGTTCGGTCTTTGGTGACAGTGACGCGGAAAGCCGTGCCGGTTATGGCGCATTTTATGCGGAACACGGGCTGGATATCGACGCGCATAACCCTGCCATGACGGTGCTGTTTCCCGAAATGGATGAAAGCGTTGAAGTGCCGGAAATCACCACGGCCTGTTGGGGCATTCTGGATAAATCCCCTGACGCGGTGATGTGTTCCTCTTCGCGCATGGTTGTCAAACGCAAGGGAGCAGAGAAACCGGCGGTGCTGGCCTGCACCCTGCTGCCCTATTCTGCGGAATTCGAACTGGGCAATACCTTGGAGGAGGCGGAGAAAGACGTCGCCCTGAACCATCCCCATTGCGCAAAGTTCTGCGTTTTGGGCGGGGCCAGCTGTTCGGCCTGA
- a CDS encoding DUF2855 family protein, producing MQRILVDQQKITTVMQNDVTPADLHPREARIALESFALTANNVTYAASGFAIGYWQFFPSGIAGQGIVPVWGVGKVVESRNEALAVGTRLYGFYPMAETLVITPEVSSRGNVTDVASHRSQLPAVYNRYVPVGDTTPDQDHIRALLQPLLATSYLLSDWLEDNSYFGAKQVIIGSASSKTGLGLCKYLAEAKGRGFKIVGLTSERNRSFVQGLGACDQVLSYDEITQLAHAPSVYVDMAGNAAVKAALHKHLAEDLKHSAAVGISHWDAFNPSVELDGVKPEFFFAPAQIAKRRKEWGAGEIDRRITDAFMRLAREASDWLTVTVHSGLSAAPQVYAGLAEGTADPCEGHVIRLV from the coding sequence ATGCAGCGCATTTTGGTAGACCAGCAAAAGATCACCACCGTTATGCAAAACGATGTAACGCCGGCAGACCTGCACCCGAGGGAGGCGCGGATTGCGCTGGAAAGCTTCGCGCTGACCGCCAATAACGTCACCTATGCCGCCTCCGGTTTCGCCATCGGCTATTGGCAGTTTTTTCCAAGTGGGATTGCAGGGCAGGGCATTGTGCCGGTCTGGGGCGTTGGCAAGGTTGTGGAAAGCCGCAATGAAGCCTTGGCTGTCGGGACACGGCTCTACGGGTTTTATCCGATGGCCGAAACGCTGGTGATCACGCCGGAAGTGTCATCGCGTGGAAATGTCACTGATGTCGCAAGCCACCGCAGCCAATTGCCCGCTGTCTACAACCGCTATGTGCCGGTCGGCGACACCACCCCGGATCAGGACCATATTCGTGCGCTGTTGCAGCCCCTGCTGGCAACCTCTTATCTCTTGTCGGACTGGCTGGAGGATAACAGCTACTTTGGCGCAAAACAGGTGATCATCGGCAGCGCGTCGTCCAAGACCGGTCTGGGGCTGTGTAAATATCTGGCCGAGGCCAAGGGCCGGGGTTTCAAGATTGTCGGGCTGACTTCCGAGCGTAACCGCAGTTTTGTGCAAGGTTTGGGTGCCTGTGATCAGGTGCTGAGCTATGATGAGATCACCCAGCTGGCGCATGCACCTTCAGTCTATGTCGATATGGCGGGCAATGCGGCGGTGAAGGCTGCGCTGCACAAACATCTGGCGGAGGACCTGAAACATTCAGCCGCAGTCGGGATCAGCCATTGGGATGCGTTTAACCCTTCTGTTGAACTTGACGGTGTGAAACCAGAGTTCTTTTTTGCACCAGCCCAGATCGCCAAACGCCGCAAGGAGTGGGGCGCGGGCGAGATCGACCGGCGGATTACCGACGCCTTTATGCGTTTGGCCAGGGAGGCTTCTGACTGGCTGACAGTCACGGTGCATAGCGGGCTATCGGCGGCACCACAGGTCTATGCGGGCTTGGCCGAAGGCACAGCAGACCCGTGCGAAGGGCATGTGATCAGGCTGGTATAG